From Diospyros lotus cultivar Yz01 chromosome 4, ASM1463336v1, whole genome shotgun sequence, a single genomic window includes:
- the LOC127800650 gene encoding disease resistance protein RPV1-like isoform X4 has product MASTSIQLQDGASLSSGSSSWKYDVFLSFRGVDTRNSFVDHLYSVLDAKCIFTFKDDLRLERGEYISPTLLKAIEESRFAVVVFSKNYASSKWCLEELAYILECQKTRGLTILPVFYKVDPSDLRKQRGSIGKAFAKHERDSSKKKEKQKVQRWRNALTEAANISGWDTKTHRPEAELVRNIAIQILNALGDYGSSIPEDSVGLRPRMEKVISLMKLDLDDPRMVGICGMGGMGKTTIAKAVYNQICSLFDGRCYLANVRETSEKHGLESLQKSLLADIRSVSDSEIKIRNIDLPGTLRNAVQNKRVLVVLDDVDHLNQLDALVGRLDWFGRGSKIIITTRNNHLLAKYGPVYNVETLYYEEAFKLFCYNAFRNNQPTQDFEELTESFVCYAGGVPIALQVLGSFLFRRSIIEWRSAVDKLRQWPNADIQAVLKLSYDGLDHEEREIFLDIACFYKRLSKDYVIEILHACGFHAHIGISVLEGKALVTIRDNMIDMHDLVQEMGRHIVYEESPKESGGRSRLWNYEEICHTLTKKTGTEAVEAIVLNSYGRNEISLSPDAFSNMSKLRLLQLSYFQLPNGLDYLSSDLCCLTWWGYPLEYLPSNFQSNSLIKLNLSHSRLKQLWNGGMVTNLKELVLEGCTNLVEIDPSIEATKRLTVLNLRGCKNLKVLPTRWWLKSLKKLVLSDCSRLENISEVLASATECLVWLELDNTCVKELLVEHLINLESIKLRDCKELTSLSSGICGLKRLENLLVSGCSKLSKLPENIGGLESLLELRADLTAIKQLPFSIIHLKKLVYLSFQGCKGGVTSSLWNSQNSSCPIWKDSQDLMGFELPPLSGLSSLVTLILSDCIFSEGCLPNDLGSLSSLSYLNLSGSNIISLPDSIGGLGQLSYLNLSGCNIISLPDSIGGLGQLSYLNLSGSNIISLPDSIGGLGQLSYLNLSGSNIINLPDSIGGLGQLSYLNLSGCKIISLPDSIGGLGQLSTFHLSDSKIISLPDSIGDLGQLLCLNLSGSNIISLPDSIGGLGQLSYLNLSGSNIISLPDSIGGLGQLSTFHLSDSKISSLPDSIGGLDQLLCLNLSDSNIISLPDSIGGLVRLASLDLSGSNIISLPDSIGRLDRLCIYFANCKKLKTVSYLPTCTDYLAASGCTSLETLPDPPMLSSFLRSAALSDCHTLVENRPSLLLELLRNNLKLLSLSDSVSPPPPDKVTCTEGFAFVVPGRDIPKCFSYQNDMGHYVRIHLMPDSYQRLRGFVLCAAFKAKAPSIGAKVSVEYYHMYNDDLVHASLTNICDFEFQSDHLFLCYLTREHLYKSYFTEIKNDRPEIIIFYFKSSSLMFAPTKCAVHMVYENEEVWPDLQTSIQQSSCDEFYENDEEWPDSHASIQRSSCDEFQWGDSQSELLETSIENIRAKFVNRLYRHDKCMMPGRNGWW; this is encoded by the exons ATGGCTTCCACCAGCATCCAATTGCAGGACGGAGCTTCTCTCTCTTCTGGGTCTAGTTCCTGGAAATACGACGTCTTCTTGAGCTTCAGAGGCGTAGACACCCGGAACAGCTTCGTTGACCATCTCTATTCCGTTCTGGATGCGAAGTGCATTTTCACGTTCAAGGATGACCTGAGGCTCGAGAGAGGTGAATACATTTCTCCGACGCTCCTGAAAGCCATCGAAGAGTCGAGGTTTGCCGTGGTTGTTTTCTCCAAGAACTACGCTTCTTCCAAGTGGTGCTTGGAGGAACTCGCTTACATCCTCGAGTGCCAGAAGACGAGGGGACTCACCATTTTGCCGGTATTCTATAAAGTCGATCCCTCGGATTTACGGAAACAAAGAGGGAGCATTGGAAAAGCATTCGCCAAACACGAGCGGGATTCCAGCAAAAAGAAGGAGAAGCAGAAGGTGCAGAGATGGAGGAATGCTTTAACGGAAGCGGCCAACATTTCTGGGTGGGATACAAAAACGCACAG ACCTGAAGCAGAACTTGTTCGAAACATTGCCATTCAGATTCTAAATGCACTGGGAGATTATGGTTCAAGCATTCCTGAAGATTCTGTTGGATTGCGTCCTCGTATGGAAAAAGTGATATCACTAATGaaattggatttggatgatccacgtATGGTAGGAATATGTGGAATGGGTGGTATGGGAAAGACTACTATTGCCAAGGCTGTTTATAACCAAATTTGTTCTCTGTTTGATGGTAGATGCTACCTTGCAAATGTCAGAGAAACTTCTGAGAAACATGGTTTGGAGTCATTGCAAAAATCTCTTCTAGCTGATATACGCTCAGTCTCCGacagtgaaataaaaataagaaatattgaTTTGCCTGGGACATTAAGGAATGCTGTACAGAATAAGAGGGTTCTTGTAGTCCTGGATGATGTAGACCATTTAAATCAGCTGGATGCCCTTGTTGGAAGACTTGATTGGTTTGGTCGAGGAAGCAAAATTATAATAACGACCAGAAACAATCATTTACTTGCCAAATATGGTCCTGTCTACAACGTTGAGACATTATATTACGAGGAAGCTTTTAAGCTATTTTGTTATAATGCATTCCGAAACAACCAGCCAACACAGGATTTTGAGGAACTCACAGAGAGTTTTGTTTGTTACGCTGGAGGAGTTCCAATAGCTCTCCAAGTTTTgggttcttttctttttcgcaGAAGCATAATTGAGTGGCGAAGTGCAGTTGATAAATTAAGGCAGTGGCCCAATGCAGACATTCAGGCAGTGCTCAAATTAAGCTATGACGGACTGGACCATGAAGAAAGGGAAATTTTTCTTGACATTGCGTGCTTCTATAAGAGGCTGAGTAAAGATTATGTAATAGAAATATTGCATGCTTGTGGTTTCCACGCTCATATTGGAATAAGTGTTCTTGAAGGCAAGGCACTTGTAACAATAAGAGACAATATGATAGATATGCATGATCTGGTACAAGAAATGGGACGTCATATTGTTTATGAAGAATCCCCAAAAGAGTCCGGTGGAAGAAGCAGGTTGTGGAATTACGAAGAGATCTGCCATACACTCACAAAAAAAACA GGCACTGAAGCAGTGGAGGCCATAGTTTTGAATTCTTATGGAAGAAATGAGATATCCTTGAGTCCTGATGCGTTTTCAAATATGAGCAAATTGCGACTGCTCCAACTTAGTTATTTTCAGCTTCCTAATGGTCTCGACTACCTCTCCAGTGATTTATGCTGCCTTACTTGGTGGGGATACCCTTTAGAATACTTGCCATCAAATTTTCAGTCGAACAGCCTTATCAAACTAAATCTGTCGCATAGCCGCCTGAAACAACTTTGGAATGGTGGAATG GTAACAAATCTTAAGGAGTTGGTTCTTGAAGGTTGTACGAACTTGGTTGAGATCGACCCATCCATTGAAGCCACCAAAAGGCTTACCGTCTTAAATTTAAGAGGCTGCAAAAATCTTAAGGTTCTTCCTACGCGGTGGTGGCTTAAATCCCTTAAAAAACTTGTTCTTTCTGATTGCTCAAGACTCGAAAATATTTCTGAAGTCTTAGCGTCTGCTACGGAATGCTTAGTTTGGCTTGAATTGGATAATACTTGTGTAAAGGAATTGCTAGTTGAACATCTTATCAATCTTGAATCTATTAAGCTGCGGGATTGCAAGGAACTTACAAGTCTTTCAAGTGGCATTTGTGGGTTGAAACGTCTTGAGAATTTGCTTGTTTCTGGCTGCTCAAAACTTAGCAAGTTGCCCGAGAACATAGGAGGATTGGAAAGCTTGTTGGAACTGAGGGCTGATCTTACTGCTATTAAGCAATTACCATTCTCGATTATACACCTGAAGAAACTAGTTTATTTGTCATTTCAGGGTTGCAAGGGAGGAGTAACATCGTCTCTATGGAATTCACAGAACTCATCATGTCCAATTTGGAAAGATAGTCAAGATCTCATGGGTTTTGAGCTACCTCCTCTATCAGGCTTATCGTCATTGGTTACTCTAATTCTCAGTGACTGCATCTTTTCAGAAGGATGTCTCCCAAATGACCTAGGCTCCTTATCCTCGCTGTCATATTTAAACCTGAGTGGTAGCAACATTATTAGTTTACCGGATAGCATTGGAGGTCTTGGCCAGCTGTCATATTTAAACCTTAGTGGTTGCAACATTATTAGTTTACCAGATAGCATTGGGGGTCTTGGCCAGCTGTCATATTTAAACCTTAGTGGTAGCAACATTATTAGTTTACCAGATAGCATAGGAGGTCTTGGCCAACTGTCATATTTAAATCTTAGTGGTAGCAACATTATTAATTTACCAGATAGCATTGGAGGTCTTGGCCAGCTGTCATATTTAAACCTTAGTGGTTGCAAGATTATTAGTTTACCAGATAGCATTGGAGGTCTTGGCCAGCTGTCAACTTTTCACCTTAGTGATAGCAAGATTATTAGTTTACCAGATAGCATTGGAGATCTTGGCCAGCTGTTATGTTTAAACCTTAGTGGTAGCAACATTATTAGTTTACCAGATAGCATTGGAG GTCTTGGCCAGCTGTCATATTTAAACCTTAGTGGTAGCAATATTATTAGTTTACCAGATAGCATTGGAGGTCTTGGCCAGCTGTCAACTTTTCACCTTAGTGATAGCAAGATTTCTAGTTTACCAGATAGCATTGGAGGTCTTGACCAGCTGTTATGTTTAAACCTTAGTGATAGCAACATTATTAGTTTACCGGATAGCATTGGAGGTCTTGTCCGGCTGGCATCTTTAGACCTTAGTGGTAGCAACATTATTAGTTTACCAGATAGCATTGGACGTCTTGACCGGCTCTGTATTTATTTTGCGAATTGCAAGAAGCTTAAAACGGTGTCCTATCTCCCGACATGTACTGACTACCTTGCTGCAAGTGGATGCACATCATTAGAAACGTTGCCGGATCCGCCTATGCTATCTAGCTTCCTTCGGTCGGCCGCTTTAAGTGATTGTCACACATTAGTAGAGAATAGGCCCAGCCTCCTCCTTGAACTTTTGAGAAATAATCTtaagcttctctctctctctgattctGTCTCTCCCCCCCCACCCGATAAGGTTACTTGTACTGAAGGATTCGCTTTTGTTGTCCCTGGAAGAGATATTCCAAAGTGTTTCAGCTATCAAAATGATATGGGACATTATGTTCGAATTCATCTGATGCCAGATTCGTATCAAAGGCTGAGGGGTTTTGTTTTATGTGCTGCTTTTAAAGCAAAGGCTCCTTCAATTGGTGCCAAAGTCTCTGTGGAATATTACCATATGTACAATGATGATCTAGTCCATGCCAGTCTTACCAACATTTGTGACTTCGAATTTCAGTCGGATCACTTATTTTTGTGTTACCTGACACGTGAACATCTTTACAAGTCTTATTTCACTGAAATTAAGAACGACAGGCCTGagattatcattttttattttaaaagtagtAGTCTAATGTTTGCTCCAACAAAATGTGCTGTTCATATGGTATATGAGAATGAAGAAGTATGGCCAGATTTACAGACAAGTATCCAACAGAGCAGCTGtgatgagttttatgagaatgACGAAGAATGGCCAGATTCACATGCAAGTATTCAACGAAGCAGCTGTGATGAGTTTCAATGGGGGGATTCTCAGTCCGAGTTATTAGAAACTTCAATTGAAAATATTCGAGCTAAGTTCGTCAATAGGCTTTATCGTCATGATAAGTGTATGATGCCTGGGAGAAATGGTTGGTGGTGA